A part of Lacibacter sp. H407 genomic DNA contains:
- a CDS encoding T9SS type A sorting domain-containing protein — protein sequence MKTFITAIVFFFTAVTGFAQVNDPYLVFPIELKFFQAQKISQFNVLRWLAPCTSDFAAFEVQHSSDNQNFTVLHSFTADQIRCAEPFDYTDLQRREGTNYYRIKLTTPANTSVNSFIVAVLNGSKGFALNALLPSLVQSNAVLSISSAETDRLQLTITDISGKRHSVRQEQLQAGSNQVQLNLQSLPAGQYILQASNSKGHQQQLRFLKQ from the coding sequence ATGAAAACATTCATCACCGCCATCGTATTTTTCTTTACAGCTGTAACTGGTTTTGCGCAGGTAAATGATCCGTATCTCGTATTTCCGATTGAACTGAAATTTTTTCAGGCGCAAAAAATAAGTCAGTTCAATGTGTTGCGTTGGCTGGCACCATGCACATCCGATTTTGCTGCATTTGAAGTACAACATTCGAGCGACAATCAAAATTTTACTGTCCTCCATAGTTTTACTGCCGACCAGATCCGCTGTGCTGAACCGTTTGATTATACCGATCTGCAACGCCGTGAAGGAACAAACTATTACCGCATTAAACTTACTACACCCGCCAATACATCTGTCAACTCATTTATTGTTGCCGTGCTCAACGGAAGCAAAGGGTTTGCATTAAATGCATTGTTACCATCACTGGTGCAATCAAATGCCGTGCTCAGTATTTCATCAGCAGAAACAGATCGATTGCAGCTTACTATTACCGACATCAGCGGCAAACGCCATTCAGTTCGTCAGGAACAATTACAGGCAGGAAGCAACCAAGTGCAACTGAATCTTCAAAGCTTGCCGGCCGGTCAATACATTTTACAGGCGAGCAACAGCAAAGGTCATCAGCAACAACTGCGTTTTCTTAAACAATAA
- a CDS encoding TonB-dependent receptor: MKATKTCFLLVMLLASVVSFAQKKSATVTGKVLDENENPLSNVSVVILGRSAGVTTNDSGYFSIKVPSGKAVALIFSYTSYRSEQRNFFLNDDEEERMVMRLERGSKELQEVTVTDNRIRSEASAIRINPKNALLLPSAVGGVEGLLKIFVGSNNELTSQYSVRGGNYDENLIYVNDFEVFRPYLVRQGQQEGLSFINPEMVRSLTFYNGGFQSRYGDKMSSVLDIQYKRAKKFGGSAYVSLLEQGLHFEGGSKDEKVSFTVGARNRSNQNLLSSQQTKGNYVPSSNDLQGYVTWQPNIKWMFEAMGNYSRTQFKLNPKFSSQTASVFSPFFTANLGLDIYFAGGERDRYSTAMAGIATTFQPHKNLKLKWMLSHFSNNEEESFDIQGAYLFGERDFDRSRSSFGLIVNPLGAGVFQNFARNQLNIQIQNATHKGSLEKGNHFIQWGHSLERQSINDKLNEWELTDSAGYTLPFDPNQLQLTKVIKSKSDLVFFRTTGYVQDNIILNDSLNMTLQIGVRYNYNTLNNEVLIQPRVQFAMQPLGKKDIVFRAAAGAYHQPPFYRELRRYDGTVNESVKAQKSWQVVAGFDYNFKGWGNRPFKLQAEAYYKHMYDIVPYDVDNVRIRYFGSNSAKAYATGIEARLFGELVKDAESWVSIGLMRTRENLDNDQWYNYALDSLNQPIDSTLVQGGWIRRPTDRFLTFGMFYQDYLSTNKNFKFSMNFLYGTNLPYNIPNSAKYRNALTIDPYIRVDFGFSALLLDGEKSKRRSRNPFREFNNVWASLEIFNVIDRPNTISYLLIKDFSNTIFSIPNRLTPRLINFKIVARW, from the coding sequence ATGAAGGCAACCAAAACCTGCTTCCTCCTTGTAATGCTGCTGGCATCTGTTGTTTCTTTTGCCCAAAAGAAATCAGCTACCGTAACCGGTAAGGTGCTCGATGAAAATGAAAATCCGCTCAGTAATGTATCGGTTGTTATTCTTGGCCGCAGTGCAGGCGTTACCACAAACGATTCCGGTTATTTCAGCATTAAAGTTCCATCGGGCAAAGCCGTTGCATTAATTTTTTCATACACCTCCTACCGTTCAGAACAACGGAATTTCTTTTTAAATGATGATGAAGAAGAACGAATGGTGATGCGGCTCGAACGGGGCAGCAAAGAATTGCAGGAAGTAACGGTAACCGACAACCGCATACGATCCGAAGCATCGGCCATCCGCATCAATCCGAAAAATGCATTGCTACTTCCATCGGCTGTTGGCGGTGTGGAAGGATTATTAAAAATATTTGTGGGCAGCAATAACGAACTCACTTCACAATATTCTGTACGTGGGGGCAATTATGATGAGAATCTTATTTACGTAAACGATTTTGAAGTGTTCCGTCCTTATCTCGTTCGACAAGGGCAACAGGAAGGGTTGAGTTTTATCAATCCTGAAATGGTTCGCAGTCTTACATTTTACAACGGAGGCTTTCAGTCACGCTATGGTGATAAGATGAGTAGTGTGCTGGATATTCAATACAAACGTGCAAAGAAATTCGGCGGCTCAGCGTATGTTTCTTTACTCGAACAGGGATTGCATTTTGAAGGTGGCTCCAAAGATGAAAAAGTAAGTTTTACTGTTGGTGCACGTAACAGAAGCAATCAAAATTTATTAAGCAGTCAGCAAACAAAAGGGAATTATGTTCCTTCCAGTAACGACCTGCAGGGCTATGTTACCTGGCAACCAAATATCAAATGGATGTTTGAAGCAATGGGTAATTATTCCCGTACACAATTCAAATTAAATCCTAAATTCAGCAGCCAGACAGCATCTGTGTTCTCACCATTCTTCACTGCCAATCTTGGTTTGGATATTTATTTTGCAGGTGGTGAACGTGATCGTTACAGCACAGCAATGGCCGGCATTGCAACTACTTTTCAGCCGCATAAAAATTTGAAGTTGAAATGGATGCTGAGTCATTTCAGTAATAACGAAGAAGAATCGTTCGATATACAAGGTGCGTATTTATTTGGTGAACGTGATTTTGATCGCAGCCGTTCAAGTTTTGGTTTAATTGTAAATCCGTTGGGTGCCGGAGTGTTCCAGAATTTTGCACGCAACCAACTCAACATTCAAATTCAAAACGCCACGCACAAAGGCAGTTTGGAAAAAGGAAACCATTTTATTCAGTGGGGCCATAGTCTCGAACGCCAAAGCATCAACGATAAGTTGAATGAATGGGAACTGACGGATAGCGCCGGTTATACCTTACCGTTTGATCCCAATCAACTGCAGTTAACAAAAGTCATCAAATCAAAATCAGATCTTGTTTTCTTCCGCACAACAGGTTATGTGCAGGATAACATTATTCTGAACGATTCATTGAACATGACGCTGCAGATCGGTGTACGTTACAATTATAACACACTCAACAACGAGGTATTGATTCAACCAAGAGTGCAGTTTGCGATGCAGCCACTCGGTAAAAAAGATATTGTATTTCGTGCAGCAGCAGGTGCCTATCATCAACCACCCTTCTACCGTGAACTGCGTCGGTATGATGGTACTGTAAACGAATCAGTAAAAGCGCAAAAAAGTTGGCAGGTGGTAGCAGGCTTTGATTATAATTTCAAAGGCTGGGGCAATCGACCATTTAAACTGCAGGCCGAAGCGTATTACAAACACATGTATGATATTGTGCCGTATGATGTAGATAATGTTCGCATCCGCTATTTCGGCAGCAACAGTGCCAAAGCTTATGCAACAGGTATTGAAGCCCGTTTGTTTGGTGAGTTGGTGAAAGATGCTGAAAGCTGGGTAAGTATTGGCTTGATGCGCACACGTGAAAATTTAGATAACGATCAGTGGTATAATTATGCATTGGATTCGTTGAACCAACCCATCGATAGTACCTTGGTGCAAGGTGGCTGGATCAGACGACCAACCGATCGCTTCCTTACATTCGGTATGTTCTACCAGGATTATCTTTCAACCAATAAGAACTTTAAATTCTCCATGAACTTTTTATATGGCACCAATCTTCCTTACAATATTCCCAACAGTGCGAAGTACAGAAATGCATTGACCATCGATCCATACATCCGTGTCGATTTTGGTTTCAGTGCCTTGTTGCTTGATGGTGAAAAAAGCAAACGCCGCAGCCGCAATCCTTTTCGTGAGTTCAATAATGTCTGGGCCAGCTTAGAAATTTTTAATGTGATCGATCGACCCAATACCATTTCCTATTTGCTCATCAAAGATTTCAGCAACACGATTTTTTCAATTCCGAATCGTTTAACACCGAGACTGATCAATTTCAAGATTGTGGCGAGGTGGTAG
- the rpe gene encoding ribulose-phosphate 3-epimerase — protein MPIVAPSLLSANYIHLQADCDMLNASEADWYHLDVMDGRFVPNISFGPMIIEFFRKATTKVCDVHLMIEEPEKYAEAFQKAGADILTVHYEACTHLHRNIQQIKGLGMKAGIALNPHTPVSLLKDVLADIDMVCLMSVNPGFGGQAFIPQTLNKIKELRNMIDEKGLNVEIEIDGGVTLANAQSIVDAGATVLVAGNTVFKAPNPTEMISLLKKI, from the coding sequence ATGCCGATTGTAGCCCCTTCTTTATTAAGTGCCAACTATATTCATCTACAGGCCGATTGTGATATGCTCAATGCGAGTGAAGCGGATTGGTATCACCTCGATGTAATGGATGGCCGCTTTGTACCCAATATCAGCTTTGGGCCCATGATCATCGAGTTCTTTCGCAAAGCCACCACCAAAGTGTGTGATGTGCATTTGATGATCGAAGAGCCGGAGAAATATGCTGAAGCATTTCAAAAAGCCGGTGCCGATATTCTCACGGTGCATTACGAAGCATGCACCCATTTGCACCGCAATATTCAACAGATCAAAGGGCTGGGTATGAAAGCAGGGATTGCATTGAATCCGCATACACCTGTTTCATTGTTGAAAGATGTATTGGCCGATATTGATATGGTTTGTTTGATGAGTGTGAATCCCGGTTTTGGCGGACAGGCATTTATTCCGCAAACGCTCAACAAGATCAAAGAACTCCGTAACATGATCGATGAAAAAGGATTGAACGTAGAGATTGAAATTGATGGCGGTGTTACGCTTGCAAATGCACAAAGTATTGTGGATGCCGGCGCAACGGTGTTGGTGGCAGGAAACACCGTGTTCAAAGCACCCAACCCAACGGAGATGATCTCATTGTTGAAGAAGATATAA
- a CDS encoding tetratricopeptide repeat protein, producing MQLKAALLTGFVTLSLFACTNDSPKSKAQEPTSATTTDTKLQELENKLQQEPQVDSIREEFVEQLVQNDEYDNALLQIEQLLQKQPNNPAYLFMKADALERKGDTSNAIATYEQSIGAAGLFTQAELRLASLYAETGNQKALVLCDALLKDAAAVQFRSDILFIKAAYHTKVKESSKAMAVYNQIIREDYTYLDAYIEKGLIYYDQKKFDEAHKVFTQSTNVSNKFADGYFWMAKTEEKLNRKTEAIDNYKRSLALDQSITEAKDALKRLGVVK from the coding sequence ATGCAGTTGAAAGCCGCTTTGCTCACCGGATTTGTGACCCTCAGTTTATTTGCCTGTACCAACGATTCCCCCAAATCCAAGGCACAGGAACCAACTTCCGCAACCACCACCGATACTAAACTACAGGAACTGGAAAACAAACTGCAACAGGAACCACAGGTGGATAGTATTCGTGAAGAATTTGTGGAACAGCTTGTACAAAATGATGAGTACGATAACGCATTGCTGCAAATTGAACAACTTCTGCAAAAACAACCCAACAACCCGGCCTACTTATTTATGAAAGCTGATGCACTGGAGCGCAAAGGCGATACATCCAATGCAATAGCAACCTATGAGCAATCTATTGGGGCAGCAGGTTTGTTTACCCAGGCTGAGTTGCGGCTGGCATCTCTGTACGCCGAAACCGGTAATCAAAAAGCACTGGTTTTGTGTGATGCGTTGTTGAAAGATGCAGCTGCCGTTCAATTCCGAAGCGATATTCTTTTTATAAAAGCAGCTTACCATACGAAAGTAAAAGAGTCATCAAAAGCAATGGCTGTTTACAACCAGATCATCCGGGAAGATTATACTTACCTCGATGCATACATTGAAAAAGGATTGATCTATTACGATCAGAAAAAATTTGATGAGGCCCACAAAGTTTTTACACAAAGTACCAATGTAAGTAACAAATTTGCCGATGGTTATTTCTGGATGGCAAAAACGGAAGAAAAACTCAACCGCAAAACTGAAGCCATTGATAACTATAAACGTTCCCTCGCACTCGATCAAAGTATTACTGAAGCGAAAGATGCGTTGAAGAGATTGGGAGTCGTAAAATGA
- a CDS encoding TolB family protein → MHKSALLFALPFALVVMLSFKNGSKGVAEKTATTNDTILYPDEKHFKNIQQLTFGGDNAEAYFSFDGKWLIFQKTYAKEGISCDQMYIAKVPTKAGEKFTPKLVSTGKGRTTCGAFMKDGKHIIYASTHLGSGDCPPIPDRSKYGNKYIWPLYDSYDIFIADLNGKIVKQLTNSKGYDAEATLSPDGKKMLYTSTKDGDIDMYVMDLKTGKEIKVTNLLGYDGGGWFSPDGKKLIWRASRPKTEAEIKEYKELLAQGLVAPTNMEVWVANADGTNAKQVSSFGQANWAPAYMPDNKRIIFASNHEYKRGFPFNLYTMNEDGSNLTKISRDKGFDAFPMFSPDGKKIVFCSNRNNGGTRDTNIFIADWEE, encoded by the coding sequence ATGCACAAGTCCGCTCTGTTGTTTGCCTTACCTTTTGCCTTGGTTGTAATGTTGTCGTTTAAAAATGGGAGTAAAGGAGTTGCTGAAAAAACAGCAACAACCAATGACACAATTCTTTACCCCGACGAAAAGCATTTTAAAAATATTCAGCAGCTCACATTTGGCGGCGATAATGCTGAAGCTTATTTCAGTTTTGATGGCAAATGGCTCATCTTCCAAAAGACCTATGCAAAAGAGGGTATATCCTGCGACCAGATGTATATCGCAAAAGTTCCAACAAAAGCTGGTGAAAAGTTTACTCCTAAACTGGTAAGCACTGGCAAAGGACGCACAACCTGTGGGGCTTTTATGAAAGATGGTAAACACATTATTTATGCATCTACACATTTAGGTAGTGGCGATTGTCCTCCCATTCCTGACCGCAGTAAATATGGCAACAAATACATCTGGCCTTTGTACGACAGCTACGATATTTTTATCGCCGATCTGAATGGAAAAATTGTAAAGCAACTCACCAACAGCAAAGGTTATGATGCTGAAGCAACACTTTCTCCCGATGGAAAGAAAATGTTATACACGAGTACGAAAGATGGTGATATTGATATGTATGTGATGGACTTGAAAACAGGGAAAGAAATTAAAGTGACCAACCTGTTGGGTTATGATGGTGGTGGCTGGTTTAGTCCTGATGGTAAAAAACTTATCTGGCGTGCAAGTCGTCCAAAAACAGAAGCAGAGATCAAAGAATACAAAGAGTTGTTGGCACAGGGATTAGTTGCTCCTACGAATATGGAAGTGTGGGTAGCAAATGCGGATGGCACAAATGCCAAACAGGTTTCTTCTTTTGGACAAGCGAACTGGGCACCGGCCTACATGCCCGATAACAAGCGCATCATCTTCGCCAGCAATCATGAATACAAACGTGGCTTTCCGTTCAATTTATATACAATGAATGAAGACGGTAGCAATCTCACCAAGATCAGCAGAGATAAAGGGTTTGATGCATTTCCGATGTTTAGCCCCGATGGAAAGAAGATCGTTTTCTGCAGCAACCGCAACAACGGTGGTACAAGAGATACCAATATTTTTATTGCTGATTGGGAGGAATGA